A genomic segment from Zonotrichia albicollis isolate bZonAlb1 chromosome 19, bZonAlb1.hap1, whole genome shotgun sequence encodes:
- the MYADML2 gene encoding myeloid-associated differentiation marker-like protein 2, which translates to MMESTGGPYLNTAAVTSPVGIARLLQMTFGCATFSLVAHQGGFSAAYGTFCMFVWTFCFAVTVFIIACEFTRLHSCLSLSWGNFTAAFAMLATLMSVTAAVIYPLYFVQAGCYPIGCQVRDFRIAASVFAGLLFLAYAAEVFLTRAKPGQVTSYMATVSGLLKIVQAFVACIIFGALVNDSQYGKYVATQWCVAVYSFCFVVTVVVVAFSVTGKTALLWFPFERSVVIYTFGAVLLYASAAVIWPVFCFDSKYGSPRRPGLCAKGKCPWDSQLVIAIFTYVNLLLYVLDLAYSQRIRFVSHI; encoded by the coding sequence ATGATGGAGAGCACGGGAGGGCCGTACCTCAACACGGCCGCCGTGACCTCCCCGGTGGGAATAGCCCGGCTGCTGCAGATGACCTTCGGCTGCGCCACCTTCAGCCTGGTCGCCCACCAAGGGGGGTTCAGTGCCGCCTACGGCACCTTCTGCATGTTCGTCTGGACCTTCTGCTTCGCCGTCACCGTGTTCATCATCGCCTGCGAGTTCACACGCCTGCACAGCTGCCTGAGCCTCTCCTGGGGGAACTTCACGGCGGCTTTTGCCATGCTGGCCACGCTCATGTCGGTCACGGCGGCGGTGATCTACCCGCTCTACTTCGTGCAGGCGGGCTGCTACCCCATCGGCTGCCAGGTCAGGGATTTCCGCATCGCCGCCAGCGTCTTCGCGGGCCTGCTGTTCCTGGCCTACGCCGCCGAGGTGTTCCTGACCAGGGCCAAGCCGGGACAGGTCACCAGCTACATGGCCACCGTCTCTGGCCTCCTGAAAATCGTCCAGGCCTTCGTGGCCTGCATCATCTTTGGGGCGCTGGTGAACGACAGCCAGTACGGTAAATACGTGGCGACGCAGTGGTGTGTGGCTGTCTACAGCTTTTGCTTTGTGGTGACGGTGGTGGTGGTGGCCTTCAGTGTCACAGGTAAGACTGCCTTGCTGTGGTTCCCCTTTGAGCGTTCGGTGGTCATCTACACCTTTGGGGCCGTGCTGCTCTACGCGAGTGCTGCGGTCATCTGGCCAGTGTTCTGCTTTGACAGCAAGTACGGCTCCCCACGACGGCCCGGCCTCTGTGCCAAGGGCAAGTGCCCCTGGGACAGCCAGCTGGTGATTGCCATCTTCACCTATGTCAACCTGCTGCTCTATGTGCTGGACCTGGCCTACTCCCAGCGCATCCGCTTCGTCTCACACATCTGA
- the NOTUM gene encoding palmitoleoyl-protein carboxylesterase NOTUM, which translates to MLAAWERAAGSCAGSRAAEPAPPALPSSPAAADPRPRGWRGGARRSAGGAAGRRGLAAAAANGGWRRAAMGTAAVHLLLLLGLLHAGPGGEGRKGWRRRGPAVRERGEAAAAAAAESFPLDFTAVEGNMDSFMAQVKSLAQSLYPCSAQALPHDLRLHLLHNASVTCNDGSPAGYYLKESKGSRRWLLFLEGGWYCFNRENCDTRYDTMRRLMSSREWPATRVGTGILSSQPEENPHWWNANMVFIPYCSSDVWSGASSKSEKNEYAFMGALIIQEVIKELVGKGLSTAKVLLLAGSSAGGTGVLLNVDRVAEQLEEMGYQGIQVRGLADSGWFLDNKQYRRTDCIDTITCAPTEAIRRGIRYWNGIVPERCKLQFKEGEEWNCFFGYKIYPTLRCPVFVVQWLFDEAQLTVDNVHLTGQPVQEGQWLYIQNLGRELRNTLKDVTASFAPACLSHEIITRNHWTDIQVKGTSLPRALHCWDRSLHESNKNGKAPLKGCPIHLIDSCPWPHCNPSCPTIRDQFTGQEMNVIQFLMHMGFDVQKMAQQQGLEPSKLLGMLSSGN; encoded by the exons ATGCTCGCCGCCTGGGAGCGGGCGGCGGGCTCCTGTGCCGGCAGCCGCGCCGCCGAGCCCGCGCCGCCGGCGCTGCCCTCTTCGCCCGCCGCCGCCGACCCCCGTCCCCGCGGGTGGCGCGGCGGGGCGCGGCGGAGCGCGGGCGGCGCTGCCGGCCGCCGGGGACTGGCTGCTGCCGCGGCGAACGGCGGGTGGCGGCGGGCGGCGATGGGCACGGCGGCGGtgcacctcctgctgctgctggggctgctgcacgCCGGGCCCGGCGGCgagggcaggaagggctggcGGCGGCGAGGCCCGGCGGTCCGCGAGCgcggcgaggcggcggcggcggcggcagccgAGAGTTTCCCGCTGGACTTCACCGCCGTGGAGGGCAACATGGACAGCTTCATGGCGCAGGTCAAGAGCCTGGCGCAGTCGCTGTACCCCTGCTCGGCCCAGGCGCTGCCGCACGACCTGCGCCTGCACCTCCTGCACAACGCCTCGGTCACCTGCAACGACGGCAGCCCGGCCGG CTACTACCTGAAGGAGTCCAAAGGCAGTCGGCGCTGGCTGCTGTTCCTGGAAG GAGGGTGGTACTGCTTCAACAGGGAGAACTGCGACACCCGCTACGACACCATGCGGCGGCTGATGAGCTCCCGCGAGTGGCCCGCGACCCGCGTGG GAACTGGGATCCTGTCCTCTCAGCCAGAAGAAAATCCCCACTGGTGGAATGCAAACATGGT ATTCATCCCATATTGCTCAAGTGATGTTTGGAGCGGTGCCTCTTCCAAGTCTGAGAAAA ATGAATATGCCTTCATGGGGGCCCTGATCATACAGGAGGTTATAAAGGAGCTGGTGGGAAAAGGCCTGAGCACTGCAAAAGTATTGCTGCTAGCAGGGAGCAG tgctggagggacaggagtgCTCCTGAACGTGGACCGAgtggcagagcagctggaggagatgggCTACCAAGGGATTCAGGTGCGAGGCTTGGCGGACTCTGGATGGTTCCTGGATAACAAACAGTACCGCAGGACCGACTGCATCGACACCATAACGTGTGCTCCCACAGAGGCCATCAGGAGAGGAATAAG ATACTGGAATGGCATTGTTCCCGAACGCTGTAAGCTGCAGTTTAAAGAGGGAGAGGAATGGAATTGCTTTTTTGGATATAAGATTTACCCCACTCTTCGAT GCCCAGTCTTTGTTGTCCAGTGGCTGTTCGATGAGGCCCAGCTTACTGTAGACAATGTGCACCTCACTGGCCAGCCTGTTCAGGAAGGACAGTGGCTCTACATCCAGAATTTAGGTAGAGAGCTGAGAAACACCTTGAAGGATGTGAC tGCGAGCTTTGCTCCTGCCTGTTTGTCCCACGAGATCATCACACGCAA TCACTGGACTGACATCCAGGTGAAGGGGACATCATTGCCCCgtgccctgcactgctgggatcGGAGCCTCCACGAGAGCAACAAGAATGGGAAAGCTCCTCTGAAAGGCTGCCCAATCCACCTGATTGACAGCTGTCCATGGCCTCACTGCAACCCCTCGTGCCCCACAATCAGGGACCAGTtcacagggcaggagatgaATGTGATCCAGTTCCTCATGCACATGGGTTTTGATGTTCAGAagatggcacagcagcagggcctggagccGAGTAAActcctggggatgctcagcagTGGTAACTAG